TAGAGTTTTGGTTTGTATTTTTTGATAAGGATGGAAATGTACTACCTGAATCAAAGAGAGGATTTGATATAATAATAGGAAATCCACCCTACGGTAGAATAAAGCAACTTCTAAAAACCAAAGAAGAAAAGTTAGCCTTTTCAAAAATATATAATAATCTATTTTATTATCAAAGGGGAAATTATAATTATTATAAGTTGTTTTTAGAAAAATGCTTCTTCTTATTGAAAAACACTGCACTTTTTTCGATGATCTTTCCAACGGCATTCTTGGGAGAGGATAATTCTAAGCTTCTTAGAAAGTTATTTTTTGAAAAAGCTAGAATAATAAAAATACTTCAGTTTCCAGAAAAAACTAAAGTATTTGAGGATGTGACACAAGACGTCATTATATTATTATATCAAAAAATTGAAGTAAAAAATGATTATAAAATTTTAATAAAAACAAATATTTCTAGAGAAGAATTAAGCCGACTATTTGATTTAAAATTTCTTGAAATAAGGAAAAGTGAAATTAAGGAAATATCAGAAGATTATCAAATACCAATTTTTAATAACCCTGAGGAAGAATGGAAAATACTAAAGAAAATATCTACTTTCCCAATATTTAAAGGAAACAAGAAAATACCAGCTATTGGTGAAATTGGAGTTGGTCATCTAGACGAAACCATTGATAAAGAATTTATTAGCAAAGAACCTACAGGAGATATACTTGTAAAAGGAATACACCTAGATAGATATTTCGTTGATTTGGATCCCGAAGGTCCCCAGCCTAGGTGGATTAAAAATAAGGAAGAATTTTTTAAAAAGAAACCGAAAGCGGAGGAAATATATAAAAGGGATAAAATAATTGGCAGAAATACGATAAATAGAAAACTGAAGCCAAGATTACGATTTACTTGGCTAAAAAAAGGATATGTAATTACAAATGCAATTAAATATATACTTATCAGTGATGAAACATTAAACCCATATTATATTATAGGATTACTAAACTCTTCATTACTAAATTGGAACTTTGAACTTTTCTCCAGTCAAAATAATATAAGAAACTATGAAATTGAAAGACTACCTATCATAAGGGCGAAGCCTATACAGCAAAACCCGCTTGTTAACTCCGTCAAGAAAATCATCTTATTAAAAAAATTAACATATCAATTTATTAAAAAATGGAAAGAATGGTCGATTAAACTTAAAAATATGGAAAAAACGTTAATGGAAATTCTAAAAAACGATGCTCAGGCTCTCAGAAAAGGACTAAGGAGTAATTCTTGGACTTTAAATGTATCGTTCTATCCAAACAGTGAGAATGAAGTCTTAGACTCAGAGTTTTCAAAGTTTAAAGTAATAGGAAGTTCGATATCAAACAAAATTAAGATTTATGGTCTAAACGAAGAAAATGAAGAAAATTTAATTTATGAAATTGAGTTCGAGGATAGAGATCTAATGTTACATGTTTATTGTTCTATTCTTGTAGCTTTGGAGTCTAAAGCTAGGATAAAGACCCTTCGTCATCTCTTATCTAAGACTAAGGTACCTATAATAAGAGAGATTAACAAAAACTTAAAAGAGTCAACTATGAATATTATTAGAATGGTCAAATACGAATTTTCTAAATGGCTTAAAGAAGAGAATATAGAGAATGTTGAGACGGATATAATAAGGGTTGATAACGTTATCCGAGATATAGATGCAAAAATAGATGCTTTAGTATTTAAACTATATGGTTTAGATGAGAGAGAAATAAAAGTTATTTTCAATGCTTTTTAGAGCACTATAGAAGTTTAGAATAAATAATAATAAATGCTGATCAGAAATAAACCCCTTTTCGTCTATTTTTCATTCTTTCTTAATCCTAAAAATATTAATAACCTTAAAAAATAATATATCTTATATTAGAGATATCTATCATATTAACATCTTGGCAAGATCCAAAAGAAGTGGAAGTATGTCTACTAAATGGATGCTAATCTCAGAAGTATGGAGTTTGAATAAAACAGCTCGATGGATAGGGGATGCTCTAACTGCTCTGACTCTTTTAAAGTTTAAAATGCGGGGGCTTAGAGTAGATGAAAATGAGAAAGATTTAAAGGAAAGAATATTAAAAGTAAGAATAATAATAAACAATCTTTTAAAAGAAATAAAGTTTATATTAAAGTCTGGTTATGGGCCCTCCCCGCTTCTTAAAGCTGTTCAAGAGGAATATGGATACGCTAATCTTAAAAGAGTTGAAAAAAGGTTAGGAAAAATCTTAGAAATTTTAAAGCATATAGAGAAGGGGAATTATAGTGAAGAAGATTTTGAGGAAATTGAGAGAATGTTAGAATGTATAGCTTATGAAGCATCAACTCTATCTGAGGAACTTATAACTCAAACTGGACGGTATTAGCACTATGAGCACGACATTTCTCAATAAAATAAAGGATGACATATACTCTGATATAATATTCTTAAAGAAAGCATATAATACAATTTGTATAGATGATTTAAAAGATATTAAAATCTCTGGTTTAGCAAATAGGTTTACAGTTAAGCTGAGCATGATAGAGGAATATCTTAATAACGAAGTACCTAAACTGATTAAATACTTATTTTATATTGAGAAAAATAAACAGGCCTATAAAGAATTATATACCCGAATATTATTTAAGCTTCGATCAATAAAACAGATTATCTACATTTTTCACATCATCTATGGATTAGTTACTCTAAGAGAAAAAGCCAAAAAGAAAGTTTCTCGGAGGTATTTAAGTTTAGCAGATGAATATATAGATTTGATGTCAAAGGAAATGGGTTTTCCCAAAAATCTATTGTTTATTCTTACGCCAGGAAATTCATATGCAACTATTCCCATATTAGAAGAAAAGATAAGCGTTATCATGCTTCCATTTACAAATCTTACTAAGCCTTGGAAATGGGTTTTACTTTCTCATGAATTGGGGCACATATATTTTCGTTATAGTAGAAAAAATATAATTATGAAAACTCTACCAATAATAGAGGAAAAGTTGAGAGAAAGTATATATGAAAAAGAAGGTATTAAGAATTATATAAAATTATGGAGTAGATACTGGCTGGAGGAAATAGTTTCTGATATCATAGCTACAGGTTTATGTGGTCCTGCCTTTCTAAAAATGCTTATCTTAGAGGCCATTGAGCATGATCCAACACATGTGCATGCTAGTCACCCACCGCTAGATATAAGAGCTCTAGCACAAATCGAATATATGTGTCTTGTTAAAGCACCTAATAAACTTATACAAACCATGAAAAATGCTTGGAAAAAATTTAGAAGCGGAGTTAAGGAAGCGTCGTCGCTTCCAGAGTATATGAATGAAGAACTAGTAAAACGAATTTTACCTCCTCTGGCCGACATTATCCCGAGACCATTTATAGTTTCAAACTGGGATAAATTTGAGAGAATAATATATAATTTTCCTAAAATAAAAGACGAAGATATTAGATTTATAATTTTAGCAATGGCTTTAAGCGATATACATAAAGAATTATAGTGGTGGTCCAACTATATCTATCTCCCTTTCTGCAAAAATTGCGTACTCATCTGCGTACTTTATAGTTATAGGCATTTTCAGTTTTTTAATTACTCCCTCCCAGTGAAGGAAAGAAAGATAGTAAATTTCCTTAATAACATCTTGGAGAGAGTAATTAGTTTCATCATTACTAATTATCTCTATAAGAAGTGGCTTAGCTAATCCTTGTTTCAAAAGAGGCCAACCAACGCTAGCTAATAATCCCATACGATTATTTAATTCCACCATTACGCCTGATGGAC
The DNA window shown above is from Candidatus Desulfofervidus auxilii and carries:
- a CDS encoding Eco57I restriction-modification methylase domain-containing protein, giving the protein RRAIEVAKVNLWLEAIKLSPADFRYDRLPKETSHILPSLETNFRYGDSLIELPQDYAIRLLEMKFKDKIVQLYSLRDRYIEDPSRSELVDKIENIKIEIRLELDKVFKKFLSKKEISQSVLKKLKPLHWILEFWFVFFDKDGNVLPESKRGFDIIIGNPPYGRIKQLLKTKEEKLAFSKIYNNLFYYQRGNYNYYKLFLEKCFFLLKNTALFSMIFPTAFLGEDNSKLLRKLFFEKARIIKILQFPEKTKVFEDVTQDVIILLYQKIEVKNDYKILIKTNISREELSRLFDLKFLEIRKSEIKEISEDYQIPIFNNPEEEWKILKKISTFPIFKGNKKIPAIGEIGVGHLDETIDKEFISKEPTGDILVKGIHLDRYFVDLDPEGPQPRWIKNKEEFFKKKPKAEEIYKRDKIIGRNTINRKLKPRLRFTWLKKGYVITNAIKYILISDETLNPYYIIGLLNSSLLNWNFELFSSQNNIRNYEIERLPIIRAKPIQQNPLVNSVKKIILLKKLTYQFIKKWKEWSIKLKNMEKTLMEILKNDAQALRKGLRSNSWTLNVSFYPNSENEVLDSEFSKFKVIGSSISNKIKIYGLNEENEENLIYEIEFEDRDLMLHVYCSILVALESKARIKTLRHLLSKTKVPIIREINKNLKESTMNIIRMVKYEFSKWLKEENIENVETDIIRVDNVIRDIDAKIDALVFKLYGLDEREIKVIFNAF